The DNA segment ATAGGGATAGGTAGGAAATAGGAGGGGGAGAGCTATGTATCCTTATTCAAATTACTCTGATGCGCTAAGTAGACAACAAAATAAGTTGATTCAGGATCTTGAAAAAGCGATAAATGGGGAATATAGTGCGATTCATTGTTATGAAAAAATTGCTAAAATGGCAACAAAGGAAAAGCAGCGAAAACAAATTCTTGAAATACGTGAAGATGAGAAAAAGCATTATCATCAATTCGTTAGGATCTATACGAGTCTTACGGGAAGGCAGCCTCAGCCAAAAATCACGGAGGAGTGTCCAAATACGTATGTAAAGGGTCTGGAGTTTGCGTTAGTAGATGAGCAAGAGGCAGTTGATTTTTATCTTTCGATAGCCGATGAAACCACGGATCCATATATTAAGGAAATATTCCGTAGAGCGGCAGCAGACGAGCAAAATCATGCGGTGTGGTTCCTGTATTATTTTACAAAAAATAAATAAGAAAAAAACAGGGCTGACTCTGGAGGATACTCTCACGGGTCCAGCCCTGTTTTTTTGAGGCGATCGGTTAATCGTCATTTGAGTCTCCACCATAGTCCCCATCGTTGTCATTGTCAGAGTTTCCATTATCGTTATCATCGGATTCGTCGGAATCAATACTGTTAAAGGCAGAGGCGTGATAAGGGTCGTTGCTATAACTTTTAGAGGCTGCTGCAGCAGTTTGGTCCTTTTTTTCAAGGCTAGGGAAGATTAAAAACGCGGCAATGATGGCTAACGTACCAAAGAATTCCTGTACACCAAAAATTAGATACACCCCATACACGAAAAGGAAAATCCCAATCAACCATTGTATGATTCTAATCGCCTTCAGAAGCATCCCCCCCAGATGTAGTCAAAAAACAATCCGCCATATACAAATAAATATTACCGCCTAGGACTTTTTATACATTATTTAGGGAATCGTAACTTGATTGCAATATATATCTGGTGTCAATTTATTGTTGGAAGGTGTCGGCATTCTACGTGCCCTAACCCCTTCTCCATCAGGCAGATCGGTCGTATAGAACCCGTCTATGAGCCCAAAACTCATCTCCATCAGGCAGATCGGTAGCATAGAACCCGTCTATGCGACCAAAACCTTTCTAGACCAGACAATTCGGTCTCGTAGAACCCGTCTATGCGACCAAACCCCATCTCCAACAGACAGTTCGGTAGCATAGAACCCGTCTATGAGCCCAAAACTCATCTCCATCAGGCAGATCGGTAGCATAGAACCCGTCTATGCGACCAAAACTCATCTCCTTCAGGAAGTTCGGTAGCATAAAACCCGTCTATGCGACCAAACCCCATCTCCATCAGGAAGTTCGGCGGATAGGACCCGTCTATGCGACCAAAACTCATCTCCATCAGGCAGATCGGTAGCATAGAACCCGTCTATGCGACCAAAACTCATCTCCATCAGGCAGATCGGTAGCATAGAACCCGTCTATGCGACCAAAACTCATCTCCATCAGGCAGATCGGTAGCATAGAACCCGTCTATGCGACCAAAACTCATCTCCTTCAGGAAGTTCGGTAGCATAAAACCCGTCTATGCGACTAACCCCCATCTCCATCAGGAAGTTCGGTAGCATAGAACCCATCTATGCGACCAAACCCCTTCTCCACAAGACAATTCGGTCTCGTAGAACCCGTCCGTCTATGCGACCAAAACCTTTCTACACCAGATAATTCGGGCTCGTAGAAAAAAGAGAAAAGGGTAATGTAGAAGCGGTCTACACGTGCCCGAAGTGGTAGCAGGAAAGAGAGAACATTTAAGTAAAACGAAGATAAAAGCATGTTCCCAGTAACCTGCCCTTATTTAATCAGTCTCTCTTTAATATTCCCAGAATGCGCCAATAGAATAATTATCAGGAGACACCCTACAATAACACAACTAACCCAATCAACCTGATTGACCACTAGAAATACAGGAATAAGCAGAAATGCCCCCAATCCTGCAAAAGTAAAGCTTTTGGTAAAAGGATAAAGGACAAGGAATCCAATGATTATTACGGGAATTAGAAGTGGTTCAAACATAATCATACCCCCAATAAAGGTGGAGATTCCTTTTCCTCCCTTAAATTTCAACGTGACAGGTTTGACATGCCCGATAATGGCCATTCCTAACCCTAGAAGCTGAACGGGTGCGGGAAAATCTAAAAAGTGAGCGAGCCAAATGACCATAACGCCCTTTAAGGCATCACCTAAAAAGATGAGAACGAATGCCTTTTTCCCATGAATCCGTCCAGCATTCCTTGCCCCAACATTTCCGCTACCAAGTTGCCTGATATCCTTATGATAAAACATCTTTGTGATCAGATATCCGAACATGACGCAGCCGATTAAATAGGAAATTACAAGATAAAGATAAATCATTGGCTCACTCCCATAAGTTTATAGGTGGAAAAATTAAAAAAGATGGAGGTCTTAAAGGACATAGATAGAATTATTTTATGAGGTAATAAAAAAGCATGAGCTCGTTCCTTATATTTTGAGGTGAAAATCTAGTGATTTCAAATGATATTTTAACTGAATTAGAGAAAAAGATAAAAAAGGATAAAATCACGTCATGTCTCATCCAACATGAGAATTCTTTAGTTTTCGAATACTATAAAAATAATAAAATGAAGGACAAACAGCATAAAGTAAACTCTGTTACGAAGAGTGTACTCTCTATTTTAGTGGGAATTGCTATTGACCGTGGGGATATAAAGGGAGTTCACCAGCCAATAGCTGACTTTTTCCCGAATCTTACAGACTGGCAAAAGCAGTTGACTCTCGAGCATCTGCTTACAATGACACCCGGCTTTGATTGGCCTGAGTTTTCGAGCTGGGGTGGGAGACCGATGCCTATGATTAATTCGCGAGATTGGGTTCGGTTTATCCTAGAAAGACCCATGGTTGAGGCTCCAGGAGAAAATATGCACTATAATTCAGGCTGCTCCCATTTGTTAAGTGCCATTCTACAAAAAGCTGCAGGTAAGTCTTTATCAGAATATGCAGATGCCTACCTATTTAAGCCAATGGGGATATATGACTATACATGGTATTCAGATGCGAAAGGGATAGTAATTGGCGGATTTGGGTTGTCATTAAAGGCAGAAGATATGCTGAAAATAGGGAAGTTGATGCTACAGGAAGGAACGTGGAACGGGCATAAGGTTGTTTCAAAGGATTGGGTGATGGAGTCTACGATTCCGCGTTTTCATACCTATAATAAAATTGGCTCTTATGGCTATCATTGGTGGATCCTAACCTATGATGATCATCAGCCAGCACAGCCACTGGTCTATTTTGCCATGGGATATGGAGGGCAGTACATTATTGTCGCCCCTGAAAATCAACTTATCGTTACATTTACTTGTGACCTGTACAACGATACATTTAAACCGTTACTTTACTTTAAAAAGTGTATTTTAAATGTGGAATAGAAAACTAGATAGAACCATTCATAGCTTAATATTATAAGAAAGATGTTTATGTTTTAAAAATTTTAAAAATATTTAAAAAGCACTCTTGCATTTTCATGCTAGACGGTGATATTATCAAACTATAAAAAATCTAAACGTTTACATTTGAAGAAAACATAACCAATAGACTAAAACTTTTAAGTCTATTATTTTTTAAAACATAAATCTAAACGTTTACATTTTAGGAGTTACATAAAATGGAGTACAAACCAACAATTGAAGATGTTGCAAAGCTTGCGAAGGTTTCAATTGCTACGGTTTCGAGGGTAATCAATAACCAGGGTGGCGTTCGAAAAGTTACTGAAGATCGAATTGTAAACGCTATCAATGAACTTGGTTACATTCGCAGCGCTGTAGCAAGAAGTATGAAAAGTAAAGAAACACATACCATTGGCATTATTGTGCCAGATATTAAAAATCCATTTTTTCCGCTTGTTGTTTCTGGCATTGAACAAAAGGCAAGAGAGCTAGGGTACTACACCATTCTAAGTAGTACAAATGAATCGCCTATTGTAGAAGAAGAGATCGTGAAGATCTTTATTGAACGCGGTGTAGATGGAGTCATTATTACAACGGCCAATGAGACGGGC comes from the Neobacillus sp. PS2-9 genome and includes:
- a CDS encoding glycerol-3-phosphate acyltransferase; translation: MIYLYLVISYLIGCVMFGYLITKMFYHKDIRQLGSGNVGARNAGRIHGKKAFVLIFLGDALKGVMVIWLAHFLDFPAPVQLLGLGMAIIGHVKPVTLKFKGGKGISTFIGGMIMFEPLLIPVIIIGFLVLYPFTKSFTFAGLGAFLLIPVFLVVNQVDWVSCVIVGCLLIIILLAHSGNIKERLIK
- a CDS encoding ferritin-like domain-containing protein, yielding MYPYSNYSDALSRQQNKLIQDLEKAINGEYSAIHCYEKIAKMATKEKQRKQILEIREDEKKHYHQFVRIYTSLTGRQPQPKITEECPNTYVKGLEFALVDEQEAVDFYLSIADETTDPYIKEIFRRAAADEQNHAVWFLYYFTKNK
- a CDS encoding serine hydrolase gives rise to the protein MISNDILTELEKKIKKDKITSCLIQHENSLVFEYYKNNKMKDKQHKVNSVTKSVLSILVGIAIDRGDIKGVHQPIADFFPNLTDWQKQLTLEHLLTMTPGFDWPEFSSWGGRPMPMINSRDWVRFILERPMVEAPGENMHYNSGCSHLLSAILQKAAGKSLSEYADAYLFKPMGIYDYTWYSDAKGIVIGGFGLSLKAEDMLKIGKLMLQEGTWNGHKVVSKDWVMESTIPRFHTYNKIGSYGYHWWILTYDDHQPAQPLVYFAMGYGGQYIIVAPENQLIVTFTCDLYNDTFKPLLYFKKCILNVE